A portion of the Natronococcus sp. AD-5 genome contains these proteins:
- a CDS encoding digeranylgeranylglycerophospholipid reductase has translation MNERYDVVIAGAGPAGAQCARDLATRGYDVVVLETESEDDFPRQSNKSTAGTFPSMMASFGIPDDVVMQYTDKVVLESPSNHYVQEQSGAVLEFADFKRFLVADGRDEGAEYRFDARATAPIVEDGEPVGVTYNGDEEVYAEIVVDATGPAAPLAKKLGVSDLQRENHAIGIEYELEGIEVDRPGFADLHDAMMLRLDHNIAPGGYSWIFHTGEDTAKVGVCYIQNDSHDQYARDDFSIDDYLTHWLDTDPRFRNASRLEGKQHRGSAHIQMPGRVHTDRFMAIGDTVPTVDPLWGEGIHTCMQSGRMAAAAADSCLKHGNVEPNAENLGVYDSLWHTKVAPNAKKRLLMTQLLYLASNDRYDKLMADLGRLDEETLAKANNGNPLAITKLLGVEDASLLARFAKQQLDLELPW, from the coding sequence ATGAACGAGCGTTACGATGTAGTTATCGCCGGGGCCGGACCGGCCGGCGCCCAGTGTGCTCGCGACCTCGCGACGCGAGGCTACGACGTCGTCGTCCTCGAGACGGAGTCGGAAGACGACTTCCCGCGCCAGAGCAACAAGTCGACCGCGGGGACGTTCCCGTCGATGATGGCCTCGTTCGGCATCCCCGACGACGTGGTGATGCAGTACACCGACAAGGTCGTCCTCGAGTCGCCCTCGAACCACTACGTCCAGGAACAGTCGGGCGCCGTCCTCGAGTTCGCGGACTTCAAGCGGTTCCTCGTCGCCGACGGCCGCGACGAAGGCGCCGAGTACCGGTTCGACGCGCGTGCGACCGCGCCGATCGTCGAGGACGGCGAGCCCGTCGGCGTCACCTACAACGGCGACGAGGAGGTCTACGCCGAAATCGTGGTCGACGCGACCGGACCGGCCGCGCCGCTCGCGAAGAAACTCGGCGTCAGCGACCTGCAGCGGGAGAACCACGCCATCGGCATCGAGTACGAACTCGAGGGGATCGAGGTCGACCGCCCCGGCTTCGCCGACCTCCACGACGCCATGATGCTCCGGCTGGACCACAACATCGCGCCCGGCGGCTACTCCTGGATCTTCCACACGGGCGAGGACACCGCCAAGGTCGGCGTCTGTTACATCCAGAACGACAGCCACGACCAGTACGCCCGGGACGACTTCAGCATCGACGACTACCTCACCCACTGGCTCGACACCGACCCGCGGTTCCGGAACGCGTCGCGACTCGAGGGCAAGCAACACCGCGGCTCGGCCCACATTCAGATGCCGGGCCGGGTCCACACCGACCGGTTCATGGCGATCGGCGACACCGTGCCGACGGTCGACCCGCTGTGGGGCGAGGGGATCCACACCTGCATGCAGTCCGGCCGGATGGCAGCGGCCGCCGCCGACAGCTGTCTCAAACACGGGAACGTCGAGCCGAACGCGGAGAACCTCGGCGTGTACGACTCGCTCTGGCACACGAAGGTCGCCCCGAACGCCAAGAAGCGACTGTTGATGACGCAGCTGCTCTACCTGGCCTCCAACGACCGCTACGACAAGCTGATGGCGGATCTGGGACGCCTCGACGAGGAGACGCTGGCGAAGGCGAACAACGGCAACCCGCTGGCAATCACGAAACTGCTCGGCGTCGAGGACGCGTCGCTGCTCGCGCGCTTCGCGAAGCAGCAACTCGACCTCGAGCTGCCGTGGTGA
- a CDS encoding SDR family NAD(P)-dependent oxidoreductase produces MNELDLSNRTVLVTGSARGVGRELLLATAARGAETAVHYHTSADAAREVADAARERGAADAMTVQGDVTDPESVDGIFAAVEAELGSVDVLVNNVGDFAPEHWAELDFETWNRVLETNLNGTYLCSKRALPAMREGDYGRIVNVGYASSEKGMVNPTNFPYFVAKAGVLMFTRMLAADTQDDGITVNAISPYVVENSDEFPEELPRDRPASFEDLINPLLFFLDPDSEYISGENVEVDGGWLPETV; encoded by the coding sequence ATGAACGAACTCGACCTCTCGAACCGGACAGTGCTCGTCACGGGCAGCGCCAGGGGCGTCGGCCGCGAACTCCTGCTCGCGACGGCCGCCCGCGGAGCGGAGACCGCCGTCCACTACCACACCAGCGCGGACGCCGCCCGCGAGGTCGCAGACGCGGCGCGCGAGCGCGGCGCGGCGGACGCGATGACCGTCCAGGGCGACGTCACCGATCCGGAGAGCGTCGACGGCATCTTCGCGGCCGTCGAGGCCGAACTCGGCTCCGTCGACGTCCTCGTGAACAACGTCGGCGACTTCGCGCCCGAACACTGGGCGGAGCTCGACTTCGAGACCTGGAACCGGGTGCTCGAGACCAACCTCAACGGCACCTACCTCTGTTCGAAGCGCGCGCTGCCGGCGATGCGCGAGGGCGACTACGGCCGGATCGTCAACGTCGGCTACGCCTCGAGCGAGAAGGGGATGGTCAACCCGACGAACTTCCCGTACTTCGTGGCGAAAGCGGGGGTGCTCATGTTCACGCGGATGCTCGCGGCCGACACGCAGGACGACGGGATCACGGTCAACGCCATCTCGCCGTACGTCGTCGAGAACTCCGACGAGTTTCCCGAGGAGTTGCCGCGCGATCGACCCGCCTCGTTCGAGGACCTGATCAACCCGCTGCTGTTCTTTCTCGATCCGGACAGCGAGTACATCAGCGGGGAGAACGTGGAGGTCGACGGCGGGTGGTTGCCCGAGACGGTGTGA
- a CDS encoding DUF7344 domain-containing protein has product MKSNAIDPDTRSTSDGVSPTTVFKALSHLRRQHMLQYLVQKPGAVALGDVAEYIAIEEGEPTRDRYERLLTGLCHTHVPHLTDAGLVRYDADRETVSLQVEADSLAPYLELALSAPSE; this is encoded by the coding sequence ATGAAGTCCAACGCAATCGACCCCGACACTCGTAGTACGTCCGACGGAGTTTCCCCGACGACGGTGTTCAAGGCGCTCTCTCACCTGCGCCGCCAGCACATGCTGCAGTATCTCGTCCAGAAACCGGGCGCGGTCGCCCTCGGAGACGTCGCCGAATACATCGCCATCGAAGAGGGCGAGCCGACGCGGGACCGCTACGAGCGACTCCTCACCGGTCTCTGTCACACCCACGTTCCGCACCTGACCGACGCCGGCCTCGTCCGGTACGACGCCGACCGCGAGACGGTGTCCCTGCAGGTCGAGGCCGACTCGCTGGCTCCCTACCTCGAGCTCGCCCTGTCGGCCCCGTCCGAGTAA
- a CDS encoding ABC transporter permease, whose protein sequence is MLEITAFEARRRLRGTLFLSAAFLALIALTVGLFPSIQEAGVDFDAYLETLPPEASRAFVGSVTTLTTIEGYLVSQLYQFAWVILLANYYAYAAASTVAAEIERGTVDVMLSLPVSRSRFVVGKFLALVPSVLLVNAITFLGVYVGVVFVGESIDVVDLFAVHAYSVVYLLACAGIGVLASVGVSSIRRAQTAAVGAVFGTFLLDSLTFDTDYEWLGDVAPSRYFDPGEILAEGEIAWGDLAILAVAVAVLLVVSAEYFERRDLAD, encoded by the coding sequence ATGCTCGAGATAACCGCCTTCGAAGCCCGCCGGCGGCTGCGCGGCACGCTGTTTCTGTCGGCCGCGTTTCTCGCGCTGATCGCGCTGACCGTCGGTCTCTTCCCGTCGATTCAGGAGGCGGGCGTCGACTTCGACGCCTACCTCGAGACGCTGCCGCCGGAGGCTTCCCGCGCGTTCGTCGGGAGCGTGACCACGCTGACGACGATCGAGGGCTACCTGGTTTCGCAACTGTACCAGTTCGCCTGGGTGATCCTGCTCGCGAACTACTACGCGTACGCCGCGGCCTCGACGGTCGCGGCCGAGATCGAACGGGGGACGGTCGACGTGATGCTCTCGCTTCCCGTCTCGCGGAGTCGCTTCGTCGTCGGCAAGTTCCTCGCGCTCGTGCCGAGCGTCCTGCTCGTCAACGCGATCACGTTTCTCGGGGTGTACGTCGGAGTCGTGTTTGTCGGCGAGTCGATCGACGTGGTGGACCTGTTCGCCGTCCACGCCTACTCGGTCGTCTACCTGCTGGCCTGTGCGGGGATCGGGGTGCTCGCGTCGGTGGGCGTCAGCTCGATCCGGCGCGCACAGACCGCCGCCGTCGGCGCGGTCTTCGGCACCTTCCTGCTCGATTCGCTCACCTTCGACACCGACTACGAGTGGCTCGGGGACGTCGCACCCTCGCGGTACTTCGATCCGGGCGAGATCCTCGCCGAGGGAGAGATCGCGTGGGGCGACCTCGCGATCCTCGCGGTCGCCGTCGCCGTCCTGCTCGTCGTCAGCGCGGAGTACTTCGAGCGGCGGGACCTCGCGGACTGA
- a CDS encoding COG1361 S-layer family protein: MAARTDSSARFQRRVGIAALSLLLIVALLVGASGLTGIAAQENDSDGRAGEMGNETPTEPPREDEDAPPDGETPPDDAPPLEDDEPEPGAGDAIEPPTQAPEDDGDVTVALENGSVPATGVETLAFEVDNEADDEIRDVVVTLRSGDPALFFGSPSAPQQQRSVHLEALSSDDSETVDVDVGAARVTPGSYPLFATIQYVEDDDDGGNGDDGDDNGDDDDGDDDEVVRTVGPTLVPVEVNEALQFEATNVSERVPVDGESSYAVRITNEGNETATDVVATAETGPPLSSPSPSAYVGTLEPGESETVRFGLEPSEGAIETTDSIAVTLTYDAASGERTSADPIQVPVSIVEDDDEAAVESIAPLAAAVAVLVLVAAWWWRRR; this comes from the coding sequence ATGGCGGCGAGAACCGACTCGAGCGCTCGATTCCAGCGACGCGTCGGAATCGCCGCCCTCTCGCTACTACTGATCGTGGCACTTCTGGTCGGCGCGAGCGGACTCACCGGAATCGCGGCACAGGAGAACGATTCCGACGGTCGGGCGGGGGAAATGGGGAACGAGACGCCGACCGAACCGCCGCGCGAGGACGAGGATGCGCCACCGGACGGGGAAACGCCACCTGACGACGCACCACCGCTCGAAGACGACGAACCGGAACCCGGCGCCGGAGACGCGATCGAACCGCCGACGCAGGCGCCCGAAGATGACGGTGACGTTACGGTCGCTCTCGAGAACGGATCCGTCCCCGCGACCGGCGTCGAGACGCTCGCGTTCGAGGTGGACAACGAGGCGGACGACGAGATTCGGGACGTCGTCGTGACGCTCCGGTCCGGCGACCCGGCGCTGTTCTTCGGCTCGCCCTCGGCTCCGCAGCAGCAGCGATCGGTCCACCTCGAGGCGCTGTCGTCGGACGACTCCGAGACGGTCGACGTCGACGTCGGTGCGGCGCGCGTAACGCCGGGTTCGTACCCGCTGTTCGCGACGATCCAGTACGTCGAAGACGACGATGACGGCGGTAACGGTGACGACGGCGACGATAACGGTGACGACGATGACGGCGATGACGACGAGGTCGTCCGCACCGTCGGCCCGACGCTCGTCCCCGTCGAGGTGAACGAGGCCCTGCAGTTCGAGGCGACGAACGTCTCCGAGCGCGTCCCCGTCGACGGCGAGTCGAGCTACGCGGTCCGGATCACGAACGAGGGCAACGAGACCGCGACGGACGTCGTGGCGACGGCGGAGACCGGTCCGCCGCTGTCGAGCCCGTCGCCCTCCGCTTACGTCGGCACGCTCGAGCCCGGCGAGTCCGAGACGGTACGCTTCGGCCTCGAGCCCTCCGAGGGCGCGATCGAGACGACCGACAGCATCGCGGTGACGCTCACCTACGACGCCGCGTCGGGCGAGCGGACGAGCGCGGATCCGATCCAGGTCCCGGTGTCCATCGTCGAGGACGACGACGAGGCGGCCGTCGAATCGATCGCCCCGCTCGCCGCCGCCGTCGCGGTGCTCGTCCTCGTCGCCGCCTGGTGGTGGCGTCGACGATGA
- a CDS encoding BtrH N-terminal domain-containing protein has translation MVRVDDYAHHVGRHCGSTSLRNLAGHYGWGYDEETCFGLAAGLGFTYFEVDESPHRGFFGRPPRLEPAFFDRLAIDVDRHEGGDWETTLERIRTAVAAGDPALVFTDIYYLDYFGTDTHFAPHALLCVGIDEEAETALLSDSEFDELQEVSLERLRAAMASDHVLPLRNRHIVVADPEPDRTLADAAPEAIAEMAGTMLEPNDQDRDTGFGTQGIEGIRRLAEDLPSWVDLENPRWTVRFAYQNVERRGTGGGAFRRLYADFLERAADAVPALPDDAPSRMHDIAADWTAVGETLAEASERADPEAMRPALVDAGESIRDLADREERLYGELRAELA, from the coding sequence ATGGTCCGCGTCGACGACTACGCTCACCACGTCGGCCGCCACTGCGGCTCGACGTCGCTTCGAAACCTCGCCGGCCACTACGGCTGGGGCTACGACGAGGAGACCTGTTTCGGGCTCGCCGCCGGGCTCGGCTTCACCTACTTCGAGGTCGACGAGAGCCCCCACCGCGGGTTCTTCGGCCGCCCCCCGCGGCTCGAGCCCGCTTTCTTCGACCGGCTCGCGATCGACGTCGACCGGCACGAGGGCGGCGACTGGGAGACGACGCTCGAGCGGATACGCACCGCCGTCGCCGCCGGCGATCCGGCGCTGGTCTTCACCGACATCTACTACCTCGACTACTTCGGGACGGACACCCACTTCGCGCCCCACGCGTTGCTCTGCGTCGGGATCGACGAGGAGGCGGAAACGGCGCTGCTCTCCGACAGCGAGTTCGACGAGCTCCAGGAGGTGTCGCTCGAGCGACTCCGCGCGGCGATGGCGTCGGATCACGTCCTCCCGCTTCGGAACCGTCACATCGTCGTCGCCGACCCCGAACCGGATCGTACGCTGGCGGACGCCGCGCCCGAAGCGATCGCCGAGATGGCCGGGACGATGCTCGAGCCGAACGATCAGGATCGCGATACCGGGTTCGGCACGCAGGGGATCGAGGGGATCCGCCGACTCGCCGAGGACCTCCCGTCGTGGGTCGACCTCGAGAATCCGCGGTGGACGGTCCGCTTCGCCTACCAGAACGTCGAACGACGAGGGACCGGCGGCGGGGCGTTCCGCCGGCTGTACGCCGACTTCCTCGAGCGCGCGGCCGACGCGGTGCCGGCGCTGCCGGACGACGCGCCCTCGCGGATGCACGACATCGCGGCCGACTGGACCGCCGTCGGGGAGACGCTCGCGGAGGCGAGCGAACGGGCCGATCCCGAGGCGATGCGGCCGGCGCTGGTCGACGCCGGCGAGTCGATCCGCGACCTCGCGGATCGCGAAGAGCGGTTGTACGGGGAGTTGCGAGCCGAACTCGCGTGA
- a CDS encoding DolP-mannose mannosyltransferase translates to MSVRSRFQIRSSWIAVLGPIVAVVFAVAFAVFHLTDRPSPEARRAAMIDPLFFQHTGWYIVNGGVPYVDVWDVNPPVPFGITAALAALSGGDMSLLHGLSVALTMFVAASSILLVGWVAYLVTGEDAAAVAAGLMTLVIPELFVAPLLGVRAQFYALFFGVLALALALRDRPFLAGAVAALSAGSWQAGAAFALLVVGMAYQRTGKRGALSAAAGGGAVAGGIVLAFAAAGALVPMIVETVIAPLVAGSPHSLTEHVYSILLVFGYGSLLLPVAFYGWAHAAARDLRERWWIPAGGLILGFQVLFVDMDGATDAFLWLAFVALGVAVAVERVIAVRAAMSDRRRMIVTVVAVVAVIGLLVLSGFVWNVRAPPPEPALQTMQEDARPDEELSMSPGDADVPSMETIYWKQMKPETCHYRLSWNEVRWIAITDDRLDARKCGEWPDRIDRG, encoded by the coding sequence ATGTCCGTACGTTCACGTTTCCAAATTCGATCCAGTTGGATCGCCGTCCTCGGTCCGATCGTCGCGGTCGTGTTCGCCGTCGCGTTCGCGGTATTCCATCTCACCGACCGACCCTCGCCCGAGGCCCGACGCGCGGCGATGATCGATCCGCTGTTCTTCCAGCACACGGGCTGGTACATCGTCAACGGCGGCGTGCCGTACGTCGACGTCTGGGACGTGAACCCGCCCGTGCCGTTCGGAATCACGGCCGCCCTGGCCGCCCTCTCCGGCGGGGATATGTCCCTCCTGCACGGGTTGAGCGTGGCGCTCACAATGTTCGTCGCCGCCTCGAGCATTCTGCTCGTCGGGTGGGTGGCGTACCTCGTGACCGGAGAAGATGCGGCGGCGGTCGCCGCCGGCCTCATGACGCTCGTCATCCCCGAACTCTTCGTCGCCCCGCTGCTCGGCGTCCGAGCGCAGTTTTACGCGCTGTTTTTCGGCGTTCTCGCGCTCGCGCTCGCCCTCCGCGACCGGCCGTTTCTCGCGGGAGCCGTCGCGGCGTTGAGCGCCGGTTCCTGGCAGGCGGGGGCCGCATTCGCGTTGCTGGTCGTCGGGATGGCGTACCAGCGAACCGGGAAGCGGGGTGCGCTCTCGGCGGCCGCCGGTGGCGGCGCCGTCGCCGGAGGTATCGTCCTCGCGTTCGCGGCCGCCGGCGCGCTCGTTCCCATGATCGTCGAGACGGTGATCGCGCCGCTGGTCGCCGGATCGCCGCACTCCCTGACCGAGCACGTCTACTCGATACTGCTCGTGTTCGGCTACGGATCGCTGCTCCTCCCGGTGGCGTTCTACGGCTGGGCGCACGCCGCCGCCCGCGACCTGCGGGAACGGTGGTGGATTCCGGCGGGAGGGTTGATACTCGGGTTTCAGGTGCTGTTCGTCGACATGGACGGCGCGACTGACGCGTTCCTCTGGCTCGCCTTCGTCGCGCTCGGCGTGGCCGTCGCCGTCGAGCGCGTGATCGCCGTGCGGGCGGCGATGTCGGATCGTCGGCGGATGATCGTCACCGTCGTCGCCGTCGTCGCCGTCATCGGGCTGCTCGTCCTCTCCGGATTCGTCTGGAACGTCCGCGCGCCGCCCCCGGAACCGGCGCTCCAGACGATGCAGGAGGACGCCAGGCCGGACGAAGAGCTGTCGATGTCGCCGGGTGACGCGGACGTCCCGTCGATGGAGACCATCTACTGGAAACAGATGAAACCGGAGACCTGTCACTATCGGTTGAGCTGGAACGAGGTACGGTGGATCGCGATAACCGACGACCGATTGGACGCACGAAAGTGCGGCGAGTGGCCCGATCGGATCGACCGCGGGTAG
- a CDS encoding DUF7557 family protein, whose amino-acid sequence MTRTLEISDDLAERLDGYREEGQSREEFVEELVSIYEAEGTFMQEGYSE is encoded by the coding sequence ATGACTCGCACGCTCGAGATAAGCGACGACCTCGCGGAACGGCTCGACGGCTACCGCGAGGAAGGCCAGTCCCGCGAGGAGTTCGTCGAAGAGCTCGTTTCGATCTACGAGGCCGAGGGAACGTTCATGCAGGAAGGGTACTCCGAGTGA
- the uvrA gene encoding excinuclease ABC subunit UvrA — MSKERIEVRGAEEHNLKDLDVSIPREEFTVVTGLSGSGKSSLAFETVYAEGQRRYIESLSAYARNFLGQMDKPQVETVEGLSPAISIDQKNAANNPRSTVGTVTELHDYLRLLYARVGTPHCPECGREVGEQSAQNMVERILELPEGTKAKLAAPVVRDQKGAFEDLFDELVSEGYARVEVDGEEHDLTLDKPDLDENFDHTIDVIVDRVKVSTGARPRIIDSVETALEEAEGVLKVILPDPPEEAAADLGDEARSTGALGDEVEEDDRFVVEFSKDLACTHCGIDVPEIETRSFSFNSPHGACPECEGLGETKEVDEDLVVQDESKPLKHVFEAWSYNRSYYKTRLDAVAEHFDVSLSTPFEELDEDVQDAFLYGTSKQVLFKRHTKNGTRRKRKRFEGVIPNLERRYLETDSDSTREHIEDYMSATECPSCDGTRLKAASRAVLVDGTAITEINAMSIGDALAHFESMEADLTEREKVIAEEILKEIRARLGFMCEVGLEYLTLDREASTLSGGESQRIRLATQIGSGLVGVLYVLDEPSIGLHQRDNDRLLDTLEELRDLGNTLIVVEHDEETMRRADNVIDMGPGPGKRGGEVVVNGSVDEVKRCEESITGDYLSGRRQIPVPDERRDPDGALTIKGARQHNLDDLDVDIPLGNFTAITGVSGSGKSTLMHEVLYKGLAREMNDNTSVIPGDHDNLAGLDQIETVRLIDQSPIGRTPRSNPATYTNVFDYVRELFAQTKLAKQRGYEKGRFSFNVKGGRCEECGGQGTVKIEMNFLSDVYVPCEECDGARYNDATLDVTYKGKTIADVLDMEVEEAYEFFESSSQIRRRLQLLKDVGLGYMTLGQPSTTLSGGEAQRVKLAEELGKKDSGETLYLLDEPTTGLHHEDERKLIDVLHRLTDNGNTVVVIEHELDLVKNADHVVDLGPEGGENGGEVVATGTPEEVARLDESHTGRYLRDLLPKIDLEGPRGERVEPVTAPTDD, encoded by the coding sequence ATGAGTAAGGAACGCATCGAGGTTCGGGGGGCGGAAGAGCACAACCTCAAGGATCTCGACGTCTCGATCCCGCGCGAGGAGTTCACGGTCGTCACCGGCCTCTCCGGGTCCGGGAAGTCCTCGCTGGCGTTCGAGACGGTCTACGCCGAAGGGCAGCGTCGCTACATCGAGAGCCTCTCGGCGTACGCTCGCAACTTCCTCGGACAGATGGACAAGCCGCAGGTCGAGACCGTCGAGGGCCTCTCCCCGGCGATCTCGATCGACCAGAAGAACGCCGCGAACAACCCCCGTTCGACGGTGGGGACCGTCACGGAACTCCACGACTACCTCCGTCTCCTCTACGCCCGCGTCGGCACCCCCCACTGTCCCGAGTGCGGCCGCGAGGTCGGCGAACAGAGCGCCCAGAACATGGTCGAGCGCATCCTCGAACTCCCCGAGGGGACGAAGGCCAAACTCGCCGCGCCCGTCGTCCGCGACCAGAAGGGCGCCTTCGAGGATCTGTTCGACGAGCTGGTGTCGGAAGGGTACGCCCGCGTGGAGGTCGACGGCGAGGAGCACGACCTCACGCTCGACAAACCCGACCTCGACGAGAACTTCGACCACACGATCGACGTGATCGTCGACCGCGTGAAGGTCTCGACCGGGGCCCGACCGCGGATCATCGACAGCGTCGAAACCGCGCTCGAGGAGGCCGAGGGCGTCCTGAAGGTCATCCTCCCGGATCCGCCCGAGGAAGCCGCCGCGGACCTCGGCGACGAGGCCCGCAGCACGGGCGCGCTCGGCGACGAGGTCGAGGAAGACGATCGCTTCGTCGTCGAGTTCTCGAAGGACCTCGCCTGCACCCACTGCGGGATCGACGTCCCCGAGATCGAGACGCGCTCGTTCTCGTTCAACTCGCCTCACGGCGCCTGTCCCGAGTGTGAAGGGCTGGGCGAGACGAAGGAGGTCGACGAGGACCTCGTCGTCCAGGACGAGTCCAAGCCCCTGAAACACGTCTTCGAGGCCTGGAGTTACAATCGCTCGTACTACAAGACCCGGTTGGACGCCGTGGCGGAGCACTTCGACGTCTCGCTGTCGACCCCGTTCGAGGAACTCGACGAGGACGTCCAGGACGCGTTCCTCTACGGCACCAGCAAGCAGGTGCTGTTCAAGCGCCACACCAAGAACGGCACCCGCCGGAAGCGCAAGCGCTTCGAGGGCGTCATTCCGAACTTAGAGCGTCGCTACCTCGAGACCGACTCCGACTCGACCCGCGAGCACATCGAGGACTACATGTCGGCGACGGAGTGTCCGTCCTGTGACGGCACCCGCCTGAAAGCCGCATCCAGGGCCGTGCTCGTCGACGGCACCGCCATCACCGAGATCAACGCGATGAGCATCGGCGACGCGCTCGCACACTTCGAATCGATGGAGGCCGACCTCACCGAGCGCGAGAAGGTGATCGCCGAGGAGATCCTCAAAGAGATCCGCGCGCGACTCGGCTTCATGTGCGAGGTGGGCCTCGAGTACCTTACGCTCGACCGCGAGGCCTCCACCCTGTCGGGCGGCGAGAGCCAGCGCATTCGGCTCGCGACGCAGATCGGCTCCGGCCTCGTCGGCGTGCTGTACGTGCTCGACGAGCCGTCGATCGGCCTCCACCAGCGGGACAACGACCGGCTGCTGGACACCTTGGAGGAGCTTCGGGACCTCGGCAACACCCTGATCGTCGTCGAACACGACGAGGAGACGATGCGCCGCGCGGACAACGTCATCGACATGGGGCCCGGCCCCGGAAAGCGCGGCGGCGAGGTCGTCGTCAACGGCTCCGTCGACGAGGTCAAACGGTGCGAGGAGTCGATCACCGGCGACTACCTCTCCGGCCGCCGGCAGATCCCGGTCCCCGACGAGCGACGGGATCCGGACGGCGCGCTCACGATCAAAGGCGCCCGCCAGCACAACCTCGACGACCTGGATGTCGACATCCCGCTCGGTAACTTCACGGCCATCACGGGCGTCTCGGGCTCGGGCAAGTCCACGCTCATGCACGAGGTGCTCTACAAGGGTCTCGCACGCGAGATGAACGACAACACGAGCGTCATCCCGGGCGACCACGATAACCTCGCGGGCCTCGACCAGATCGAAACCGTGCGGCTGATCGACCAGTCGCCGATCGGTCGGACGCCGCGCTCGAACCCGGCGACGTACACCAACGTCTTCGACTACGTTCGGGAGCTGTTCGCCCAGACCAAGCTCGCCAAACAGCGCGGCTACGAGAAGGGTCGGTTCTCGTTCAACGTCAAAGGCGGCCGCTGCGAGGAGTGCGGCGGCCAGGGAACCGTGAAGATCGAGATGAACTTCCTCTCGGACGTGTACGTCCCCTGCGAGGAGTGCGACGGCGCTCGCTACAACGACGCCACCCTCGACGTCACCTACAAGGGCAAGACGATCGCGGACGTGCTGGACATGGAAGTCGAGGAGGCCTACGAGTTCTTCGAGTCCTCGAGCCAGATCCGCCGCCGGCTCCAGTTGCTGAAGGACGTCGGGCTGGGCTACATGACCCTGGGACAGCCCTCGACGACCCTCTCGGGCGGCGAGGCCCAGCGGGTCAAGCTCGCCGAAGAGCTGGGGAAGAAAGACTCCGGCGAGACGCTCTACCTGCTCGACGAGCCCACGACGGGGCTCCACCACGAGGACGAGCGCAAGCTGATCGACGTCCTCCACCGGCTGACCGACAACGGCAACACCGTCGTCGTCATCGAGCACGAACTCGACCTCGTGAAGAACGCCGACCACGTCGTCGACCTCGGACCCGAGGGCGGCGAGAACGGCGGCGAGGTCGTCGCGACGGGCACCCCCGAGGAGGTCGCCCGCCTCGACGAGTCACACACCGGTCGTTACCTCCGGGACCTGCTCCCGAAGATCGACCTCGAGGGGCCGCGCGGCGAGCGCGTCGAGCCCGTGACGGCGCCGACGGACGACTGA
- a CDS encoding ABC transporter ATP-binding protein, protein MTVPNASPIEVGGLTKYYGDVRGVEELSFTVDSGEIFGFLGPNGAGKSTAIRVLLGLLKPTDGEARLLGRDVTDRDELLEAKRDLGYLPSDVAFYDRVTGAEILDYFGRIRGDERRAELLERFPVPLDRNVKAYSSGNRQKLAIVATFMHDPDLVVMDEPTSGLDPLVQNEFYGLLDEQRERGKTSFFSSHILSEVRRVCDRVGIIRDGRLTELDSVEGILEESGTVVRVHLAEAPDPEALRFPGVSSAERVDDGVGLGEEPRDEGGGTYQLVLSREFDALIDRLSAYTVEDLEVREAAIEDVFMHFYDAAEVEPEAATTEGDD, encoded by the coding sequence GTGACCGTCCCGAACGCGTCGCCGATCGAGGTGGGCGGGTTGACGAAGTATTACGGCGACGTTCGCGGCGTCGAGGAGCTCTCGTTCACCGTCGACTCCGGCGAGATATTCGGATTTCTCGGGCCGAACGGGGCGGGGAAGTCGACCGCGATTCGCGTACTGCTCGGTCTGCTGAAACCGACCGACGGGGAAGCTCGGCTTCTCGGCCGCGACGTGACCGACCGCGACGAGCTGCTCGAGGCCAAGCGCGACCTGGGCTACCTGCCGAGCGACGTCGCCTTCTACGACCGGGTGACGGGGGCCGAGATCCTCGACTACTTCGGGCGGATCCGCGGCGACGAGCGCCGCGCGGAGTTGCTCGAGCGCTTTCCCGTCCCGCTCGACCGGAACGTCAAGGCCTACTCGAGCGGCAACCGCCAGAAGCTCGCCATCGTCGCGACGTTCATGCACGACCCCGACCTCGTCGTCATGGACGAACCCACATCGGGGCTCGATCCGCTGGTCCAGAACGAGTTCTACGGGCTGCTCGACGAGCAGCGCGAGCGGGGCAAGACCTCGTTTTTCTCGTCGCACATCCTGAGCGAGGTCCGCCGCGTCTGCGACCGCGTCGGGATCATCCGCGACGGGCGGCTGACCGAACTGGACAGCGTCGAGGGCATCCTCGAGGAGAGCGGCACCGTCGTCCGGGTTCACCTCGCGGAGGCGCCCGATCCGGAAGCGCTTCGGTTTCCGGGCGTCTCGAGCGCCGAGCGCGTCGACGACGGTGTCGGCCTCGGCGAGGAACCGCGAGACGAGGGTGGCGGCACCTACCAGCTCGTGCTCTCGCGGGAGTTCGACGCGCTGATCGACCGCCTGTCCGCGTACACGGTCGAGGACCTCGAAGTGCGCGAGGCGGCCATCGAGGACGTGTTCATGCACTTCTACGACGCCGCCGAGGTCGAACCGGAGGCCGCGACGACCGAAGGCGACGATTGA